In Candidatus Sulfotelmatobacter sp., the following proteins share a genomic window:
- a CDS encoding glycosyltransferase family 39 protein, with protein sequence LDWTSLEWTVLAICVALGALNLWAPFTWDQAIFAMGGERLLHGGLLYRDYWDTKQPGIFWFYELGIRLFGLSEEGVHALELIWFTAFAALLLTSLRRWFDNRWGAAVATLLIVGFYWAVTEDWHQTQPEGLVVFPFFVSVWFANEAARRGKSAAGGSGAFPLWVIAGFANGVVGTFKLLLVVLPAICWAMALLSRWRDPRPGRLRDVLLGKAGLALGFVIPLAAMVLALQAHGVMREAWAAWVEFPKRIAPMIHGFPLKSLKESFGWFFERWSSLLAPALIGAWTGWRGKRSLLTTQMLVWIVACFPLILIQRFSGWEYHLWLFLLPLGLLAAQGLDAVARPLRELRPPNSPAERRILLALAVALVFVNPLASVFTKGAALAKDQFVRTPALRHRHLLRASRGSAYFRFENEGAFLREASARPGPIFVVGNPLVYWLSGRRQSVPRTGGILTEYYTTDDWNDAVSHLDATSTPYIFIEPTESGLLQSERPRSDNFLAMLDQRYRMMRTDTYGTWFERVAPAMTAAPARP encoded by the coding sequence GCTCGACTGGACCTCGCTCGAGTGGACCGTGCTCGCGATCTGCGTCGCGCTCGGCGCGCTCAACCTGTGGGCGCCGTTCACCTGGGATCAGGCGATCTTCGCGATGGGCGGCGAGCGCCTGCTGCACGGCGGGCTGCTCTATCGCGACTATTGGGACACCAAGCAGCCCGGCATCTTCTGGTTCTACGAGCTGGGCATCCGGCTGTTCGGGCTTTCGGAAGAGGGCGTTCACGCCCTCGAGCTGATCTGGTTCACCGCCTTCGCGGCGCTGCTGCTCACGTCGCTCCGCCGGTGGTTCGACAATCGCTGGGGCGCCGCGGTCGCGACGCTGCTGATCGTCGGCTTCTACTGGGCGGTGACCGAGGACTGGCACCAGACGCAGCCCGAAGGTCTGGTGGTGTTTCCGTTCTTCGTCTCGGTGTGGTTCGCGAACGAGGCCGCGCGGCGCGGCAAATCCGCGGCCGGCGGGTCCGGCGCGTTCCCGCTCTGGGTGATCGCCGGCTTTGCCAACGGCGTGGTCGGAACCTTCAAGCTGCTGCTGGTGGTGCTGCCTGCGATCTGCTGGGCGATGGCGCTGTTGTCGCGCTGGCGCGACCCGCGCCCGGGCCGCCTGCGCGACGTGCTGCTCGGCAAGGCCGGGCTGGCGCTCGGATTCGTCATTCCGCTCGCCGCCATGGTGCTCGCGCTCCAGGCGCACGGCGTGATGCGCGAGGCGTGGGCGGCGTGGGTCGAGTTCCCGAAGCGGATCGCGCCGATGATCCATGGCTTTCCACTCAAGAGTCTGAAAGAGAGCTTCGGCTGGTTCTTCGAGCGCTGGAGCTCGCTGCTCGCGCCGGCGCTGATCGGCGCCTGGACCGGCTGGCGTGGCAAGCGTTCGCTGCTGACGACCCAGATGCTGGTGTGGATCGTGGCCTGCTTCCCACTGATCCTGATCCAGCGCTTCTCGGGCTGGGAATACCACCTGTGGCTGTTCCTGCTGCCGCTCGGACTGCTCGCCGCGCAAGGTCTGGACGCGGTCGCCCGCCCGCTGCGCGAGCTCCGCCCGCCCAACTCGCCCGCCGAGCGGCGGATACTGCTGGCGCTCGCGGTCGCGCTGGTGTTCGTCAATCCGCTCGCCTCGGTGTTCACCAAGGGCGCGGCGCTGGCGAAAGATCAATTCGTGCGCACGCCGGCGCTGCGCCATCGCCATCTGCTGCGCGCGAGCCGCGGCAGTGCCTACTTCCGCTTCGAGAACGAGGGCGCGTTCCTGCGCGAGGCTTCGGCGCGACCCGGCCCGATCTTCGTGGTCGGGAATCCTCTGGTCTATTGGCTGTCGGGCCGGCGGCAATCGGTGCCGCGCACCGGCGGCATTCTCACCGAGTACTACACGACCGACGATTGGAACGACGCGGTGTCGCACCTCGATGCGACGAGCACGCCCTACATCTTCATCGAGCCGACCGAATCGGGGCTGCTCCAGTCCGAGCGCCCGCGGTCCGATAACTTCCTCGCCATGCTCGATCAGCGTTATCGCATGATGCGCACCGACACCTACGGCACCTGGTTCGAGCGCGTCGCGCCGGCCATGACCGCCGCGCCCGCTCGCCCGTGA